A genomic stretch from Ovis canadensis isolate MfBH-ARS-UI-01 breed Bighorn chromosome 5, ARS-UI_OviCan_v2, whole genome shotgun sequence includes:
- the CIB3 gene encoding calcium and integrin-binding family member 3, whose translation MGNKQTVFTHEQLEAYQDCTFFTRKEIMRLFYRYQDLAPQLVPLDYTSCPDVKVPYELIGSMPELKDNPFRQRIAQVFSEDGDGHMTLDNFLDMFSVMSEMAPRDLKAYYAFKIYDFNNDDYICAWDLEQTVTKLTRGELSTEEVSLICEKVLDEADGDHDGRLSLEDFQNMILRAPDFLSTFHIRI comes from the exons ATGGGCAACAAGCAAACAGTCTTCACTCACGAGCAACTGGAAGCTTATCAG GACTGCACCTTCTTCACAAGAAAGGAAATCATGAG gctcttctatcgcTACCAGGACCTGGCCCCTCAGCTTGTCCCTCTCGACTATACTAGCTGCCCTGATGTGAAGGTGCCCTATGAGCTCATTGGCAGCATGCCTGAGCTGAAG GACAACCCCTTCCGTCAGAGGATCGCCCAGGTCTTCTCCGAGGATGGGGATGGCCACATGACCTTGGACAACTTCCTGGACATGTTTTCTGTGATGAGTGAAATGGCTCCCCGTGACCTCAAAGCCTACTACGCTTTTAAAATTTACG ACTTTAACAATGATGACTACATCTGTGCGTGGGACCTGGAGCAGACGGTGACTAAGCTGACTCGGGGggagctgagcactgaggaggTGAGCCTGATATGTGAGAAGGTGCTGGATGAAGCCGATGGGGACCACGATGGGCGGCTGTCCCTGGAAGACTTCCAGAACATGATCCTTCGGGCACCAGACTTCCTCAG CACCTTCCACATCCGCATCTGA
- the HSH2D gene encoding hematopoietic SH2 domain-containing protein isoform X7, translating into MLRTCWSHSPRDPSSSGAQNCCHHFMVKLLDDGSFMITGEERVHDSLDALVTFYQQKPLRPHGDLLMQPCPQKDPVNVDYEDLFLYSNALAEEASSSALGFSEHQIPSSYPMAPLKEGSAKPGLLHRSKERKLSPRLEGASMEGPLEEACQKLWRNLRMLPKTGRKVQQQLKSHLGALSSSSVSSETGTGDTAWENNADKDTFVATSLASPPQPQAPRSRQSPSRKTSRSASWSEATSKPRESRFHSRMRGHPSVLWPSCSSVEPSDADVEGAGCKEEGVCQQAESSLPSSPSPTLPPRVPKAGKEAWRGQGGVGWRWPLQ; encoded by the exons ATGCTGAGAACTTGCTGGAGTCACAGCCCCCGGGATCCTTCCTCATCAGG AGCTCAGAACTGCTGCCACCACTTCATGGTGAAACTGCTGGATGACGGGAGCTTCATGATCACTGGGGAAGAGAGGGTCCATGACTCTCTAGATGCTTTGGTCACCTTCTATCAGCAGAAGCCGCTGCGGCCACATGGGGACCTGCTGATGCAGCCCTGCCCACAG AAGGATCCAGTAAACGTGGATTATGAAGATCTCTTCCTTTACTCCAACGCCCTGGCAGAGGAAGCCTCCAGCTCTGCTCTTGGCTTCAGCGAACATCAGATTCCCTCCTCTTATCCCATGGCCCCGCTCAAGGAG GGCTCTGCAAAGCCAGGCCTGCTCCATCGGTCAAAGGAGAGGAAGCTGTCACCAAGGCTGGAAGGTGCATCCATGGAGGGTCCTCTCGAGGAGGCCTGTCAGAAACTCTGGAGGAATCTCAGGATGCTCCCCAAGACGGGCAGGAAGGTCCAGCAGCAGCTGAAATCCCACCTGGGGGCTTTGAGCTCATCGTCAGTGAGCTCAGAAACTGGGACAGGTGACACAGCCTGGGAAAATAACGCCGACAAGGACACCTTTGTGGCCACATCCCTCGCAAGCCCCCCGCAGCCCCAAGCTCCAAGAAGCAGACAGAGCCCCTCCAGGAAAACCTCAAGGTCGGCCAGCTGGAGCGAGGCAACCTCGAAG CCCAGGGAAAGCAGATTTCACAGCAGGATGAGGGGTCACCCCAGCGTCCTCTGGCCCAGCTGCTCCTCCGTGGAGCCCTCAGATGCGGATGTGGAAGGTGCTGGGTGCAAAGAGGAAGGAGTCTGTCAGCAGGCAGAGAGCAGCCTCCCTTCATCCCCCTCCCCAACACTCCCACCGCGAGTCCCCAAGGCAGGCAAGGAGGCATggcgggggcagggtggggtggggtggagatggCCCCTTCAATAA